The following proteins come from a genomic window of Bremerella alba:
- a CDS encoding carboxypeptidase regulatory-like domain-containing protein translates to MNLTRNQWRQILPLLSILALTVGCGQTTYDGVGAVEGTITLDGHAYPNAMITFSPINGGRPSNGLTDEQGHYELVYIRTQKGAEVGQHSVKILTMPEKHNGPGMPSTAMPKEVLPIRYNRRSELKATVEEKANTIDFALESK, encoded by the coding sequence ATGAATCTGACACGAAACCAGTGGCGGCAAATATTGCCGCTGCTTTCAATCTTGGCGTTAACCGTCGGATGTGGCCAGACAACTTACGATGGAGTAGGGGCCGTTGAGGGAACGATAACGCTTGATGGACATGCCTACCCCAATGCCATGATTACCTTTTCCCCCATCAACGGAGGGCGACCATCCAATGGCCTGACGGATGAGCAAGGACACTACGAGTTAGTCTATATCCGCACCCAGAAAGGTGCGGAAGTTGGACAGCACTCCGTGAAAATCTTGACAATGCCCGAGAAACACAATGGGCCAGGCATGCCCTCGACCGCAATGCCCAAAGAAGTACTACCGATACGTTACAACCGCCGTTCGGAACTAAAGGCAACCGTAGAAGAAAAGGCAAATACGATCGACTTCGCTCTCGAGTCCAAGTAG